From Rhopalosiphum padi isolate XX-2018 chromosome 2, ASM2088224v1, whole genome shotgun sequence:
taaacatttttacatttttaaatatcttaaaaaaattaaaaataatcttctaTTAAATTTGCAAGCTATTGAACGGAcaacaaattttttatgaatgtttgtatatctattatttcatgaaaaaaactaaaaataattgaatactaaactcaaatgtctatatataaataactcaaagaaaataaaatttttaaaaatttaaatttataaaaaatgattttataaacatttgatgaaattttcaactgtttaaatacctatacagtatacggttatttattttgtttttgaattataaaaaaatagaaaaattgattttgtcaaaaactgattatgcgtaatACAAACTctcaattttaaaaagtactgataattttaatttttatctcccAAAAGTACTAACTAAATTCacttattattttccaaaaaatatattgaagttgaaaatcaaagcatttttctacaataatttgtatacacattctcaataaaaaaacacacacatcattgtatatttgtaaaatcaatacattcactcagaatctaaattgTGATTAGACCAtccaatcaattttaaatattagggagaagttgattattattttcacagtTAAAATTAAGTAAGCATTTTGACGTAAATACTGCTATCGGAAAAATTAGAATCGGCCGTTTGaacgaaaaataatacattatttttttttttttatgaagaaaTTTTGTcatgattatttaatagattGATGACATTCGAATTCGAAAAATAGCACTTCATTagtttacaaaattacaatttattttaataatattaatacccaTATCTATACTAACAGTGCTCACTATAAACAGTAGAAactataatgatcatttacgACTACGAAAATGTCCCGCGTGTATATGAAGTTGCCTATAAAATTTTcctttaaatatagtaatatttccaGGCCCCACTACCCGAGtaactatactttttttttcgtatactgCAATAAAAAACGTCCAATTTATTGTTGGAGCTCAATAATACTTATGCTAgaatgtttgaaaaattgattaatttaataattcaaataaacttTAAGGTACcgatcattaaaaatcatgtttaagGAATCATAAGCTCACTATTACATATAGGTAGCTCATCGTAAACCaggtatttatatgtttttcggCGATAATGgagttgattattattttgatcgAATTCTTGTGACTGCTTGCTAATTGTATACCTATcaataacgtttaaaataatatattgcatatttgtacgtacttcttttttaaattgaattgatAAAAGCAAAATGACAATCGTCAAATTTAAGATATCTGTAGACGGTTAACGGTATGTAGTAGGTGCTTGCatagttatacataaataatataatataatgtatattatgcggTTCTAATCTTTAAATTTGATGTAGTCTGAGCTGAGGTCATTAAACTCTTGTATTTATCTATACTTTAGAGGTTTTTAGGaagataaatttatgttttgtatttttgtaaattccACTTTGCAGACACTGATGAGACGCTAGACAGTAAATTCagtgatatatatgtataatgaatcgattttatttcatatatgtaTGAAAGATTATGtttgaaattgtattgtaaatactactacctatttaaaatcaacgataataagatattttattacttacgtgtaaaaaaaaattgatgtattatctacctacctatattatatgatatttgcaTACGTATAAAGATCTTAAATTTAAGAGGTCTTTCTTTAATCTTCTCGGTGGTTTATCTATAAGCACTAGGGAAAACTACCTACAGAGAGCagtcaaaaaatgttaaaaagtagAAACtactaggtattatttttattaaccgtTATCCGCCACAAGAGAATACTTCATTCAGAATTATTCTCATTATCAGTTTATTATCACAACTAGAGGTCTAGAGATGCCGGACTCGATTTAAAATGAGGTGGTAAAATACCTAGTAAAAACTTACCAATTACTCGACCACTTCAAATATAAACCTGTACGGCTGTACTACCCAAATTGTTCATaggttatgaaaaataaacaataatttaatatttatagtcttttagttttgaattataatttttctcaaaTGTACGGGTTCCTTCTTTTGGTTTCTCtgttaaaatacctatatttttaaattctgcaGAGCGAAAAGATGAATACATGTATTGATCTTACAATAGTCAATACCTAATGTTCTAGTgtgttatagaatatagattacaCCTAGTAAAAAATCTGGAATCTTAAATTTCGAAGGtttttctacaaaaatatattttaaagagttGATAGCTCCCAGTACTTATAAACgctatcagaaaaaaaaacaaaaataaagttatgcAAAGTAGAAATTTTTACgccaatcatttttaaattgtttttattattatttaaatgttgatgaTAGTAGTCAGTAAGCACTTagattttcaacaaatatttattttaacatttcctatacatgatataatttttaaaacacttatctaacaaaatggattttttttgtaaaattttgttaatttattgttaaatttgtaaatgattttttttaaattgtgcatCAATAAGCTGAGTATTAGCCTTTTTTTTCGTAGTAAGTCCcccctattttattatatacactaattTAAAAGCAGTATCAGCCACCACCCCtagtatataagtttatataaagaagtcttttaaattaatgataagcgaatatccaattttgtcaaaattactaCTTCTAACACTTAAAAAAGTTGTTAGTTAAGAAGacattatacccgcatgtgttgtctctgtcttactaatgtagatcatagcaaattttcattcagcagaacacattttatgatgttagctttaatattagagtaaatttacctattatcaaattaatatcttaatttttaagtgagttatggttaaataaaatattaaaactttaaaatgcttgtAACTCGTTaagtaatttcatttttaattgccgtaaaaataacttatgaggaactttgtaattcattttcaactttttttaacaatttaatcataaatcaaaattttcaaatgtcTAGTAAATAGctcaaataaattcaaaatgttttaaaaatcatgtctaaaaaataatgatataaattagtGGTTGGCATCCTTTTTGGACTCCTGGGccacattcataaattaataagagttCGCGGgccagataaaaataaaaatgttatattccaaattatttatcaaaaaaaaaaaatttaaagcggGCCGCCGACCACTGATATAAATGATTGGTGAAAATATTAgtctttaaattgtttttttaagttacaaataattattaaaataaatctaggtaaattaataagaggtattttattagtattattatttgttgcataattattaatttaaacaaaaaattgtgttaacacaacttaactaattaaaatttttaaaaaaaggtatccAAATTGCATTATAAATAGAGAGAAACTTTGATGtagctattattttaataacttaacctaatttatacaactaaacaaaaatattttaaattaacaaatttctataaattaattatttaaaatatatttagtcatTCAATAAGTAAGAATGCTACATCACAGATAAAGCTTTCTATttatgatacattatttttatatttagttatatacaaATACTCATTACACTAGATACTAGCAATTAAATTAGATGCATATGACTGtctcttgaaaataatagttaaaaattaaaataccaatgtCAATGTTTATCAAAAGGACTACATTTTGataattcatgaaaaatattatttatatattagttcataataagataaattattttattaataactttctGACTTTTATTGTAATAAGTGGATCTTAGTTgaattaatataagttataaataataatttaaagtataatatttttgaatacaaattttcataaaataacattactaAAACAATACACATTTACTCTATTCAAAATAAGATCAGTCTTGGGTGGCCAATTTGTGCGCATGGGTTTGGTTTCATTGGGAAACAGTTGACATGACCTGACAGTTGCCAGCGAAAACTAGTTGTCAACTAATAATGATCTTATTTgtaaaggtatataaataatgtatggtTATATTGGCtgctatttaaaacaaaacaataatagacgagttgattaatttaatgtctaaacaaaatatttaaaacaatgataattCCACAAGTATGCCAAAAAGaaagtgaaataatattttgataaaattagcaACCATAACTATGGCAACAAATTATGATTGACAATAGTCAAAAGTATACAACAGCCAAATAaggtgtttaaatatattatagaaatttaaaaaaactgtaatataaaaatgtattacagttTAACAGTTGGTTTATATGATAGCACGaagaaaatttgattaaaatatgaaacatttaCCAAATGggaatataaatgattatgaaaCGGACAGTTTGGAtgagaaaacataattttaaatatcacaatattgttctagaaacaaaaaaaaatacaaaaaaatataagcagcataatatttaaaaactgtcataaatatatagtaactaTAACTGTTctaaatttttgtttgtattgttataattatttttaccggAGAAACAATTATTgcagttgaaaaaataaaataaaaaacaaaatatttataaatggcaatcaatattaaataaggcaaccaatacataatattattgtgtctcagaaataaacaataaattagaaaggtaaaagtttgaattataaaagaaaacaattattcataatCTAAGCTGTACGTAAAATTATGTGTACACCAGAATCAGTATGTATAGGTTCGCTGAGCTCTCCAATTTTTAATGCAAATGATGCATCTTCGAATGGCTTTTGCATTGTGCCTCTAGTAAATGGTCCCAAATCACCACCACGTTTGGCTGAACTACAATCTGAATATTTCTGGGCAAGTTCAGCAAATGATGCTTTGCCAGAAACAATTTGTTCGCGAtaagctataaataaatataatttaaattttattaaaaatcattaaaatataataagctaaatatagatatatttacattttatgatgtCAATTGCTTCAGATTTTGATCTAGTAATACGTTCTTCCCGCCACGATGAAGGTCGGCGTGATTTTTCATGTTTAACCAATAAATGACTACATTGCACTTGTTCGGGACCAGAATTTGTTGAAGCTGTATTTTCAGATGCTGGTTTTGTTGGTACAGACCATTGGCTTTCTTTagttaataagtttaaataataggtTTGACCTAAAAAGTTATGATtaagtttataacatatatttatagttacatattGTTCTAAGATTAATTTATagcttacaataaaaatattcaagataaatataaaaatgaatgtttaaGATGCAGAAGAGAGAATCCTACttgaaaggaaaaaaataaatcaattacttaaatttaagcatttttttaaaactataatttatagtgttttAAATTTGTCTTAACCTTTTGCACgaaaatcaaagaaaaaatttaaagaaaaagaaaaagttaCTTGTcttaagaatatatttgttatacctattaaccatattatttattaagaatgtGTGATACCCGTATATAGATGGTTAAGAGTACATGACTATCAACGTACAAGTTTATGCATTTCTCAGGAATCCCATCAAAAGATTTGagaatgtataaacaataaagaaataataatacaaatttattgtcAAATAGGCATGTATCTTATTCTGtctgtttatattgttatagtgaATAACCTCATGAATAACTTAGTAAAATTCTAcatacaaaatcaaaattatggtGTCACAGTCAAGTTTAGAGTTTAAACGTCTTTTATCCAAattgaaaaatagaatttattctAGATAATTCTCTACTTTTTCTTACACATATATTGCCtaacaaaaatgttaagtaaGTATAGTATATGACTTTTTTATGCTGCACTCAATTCATCATAAAAACCAGAGCGACCAACTACTGTGATGGACATGACTCAACTAAGTAGCAGGCATACACATGTTTTTTGACTTAGTATGAGTGATAAACAGATGAAGTCTGACCGTCACGGACAGAAACTAGTCGTCATAGCCAGAGTATAGTGTCTTTATATCTAActtatttttagacatttttttacaaaaaacatgaaataatagTACTTCAAAAATGCTTTCCTCTTCAAATTTAAAAGGTAATTATGTgtttaaactgtaataataggtaatctAGAATGTatcaattttgaaatatctattgcatcagaaaatataatttaaaaaataaaataataaaatattatgttaaatgtcCTAATCCATCATTCTACTTCAAAATCAACACAGAAAAGTATTTGTGTAccaatttaaaactatacatttaatagtaaataaattgttagtttaacaaatttatacctgtataatgaaatatttgaaataacttataacatattaaattgggttgggttaataattaaaattttaattattcgagTAAAACTAAatctaatgattttattttttatatgtgtctgcctataatttatttaaatgtataataaaatttcttTGACCAAGTCTCGttgaatttttacaatattactaggtacaatatatctattgtttttaaaaattaagcagTAAAAGTTTATAGTTATAGCCATGAATTTGTAGAAAAatacatgaatttttaactaatgTATTGTAAGTGCTTTTCTAACAGACAGTTAGAATTATGTACCAAACAATgagtttatttcttcattttattttttttacattttatgacatattttttgtatgttagataagaatataaaatatgttttttttattttaaataaaatagaaacttttttattcacaatattttgatttttaagatgcctaagtgattaaaaataaataaataaataccctcaattgtaattttcttgtaataagacaaataaattattacctatatatttcgtCAAATTATGACAGTATGGCTCAAAAAATATAGAAGgtcaagttaaaattataagcgTAATTATTCATTACGTGGTACCTACATATTAGACATTTGTTATCAgccataaaacatttttcataaatcCCTATTATCTGTCCTTAAATTTCAAAgtaatttgaactttttacaaataattcaatattaataactaagtataaaaattaaagctaGAAATAATCAGTTGAATAAACTAAGATAATGCAAAaacttgctaaaaaaaaaaaatgcaatactatttaataatgaagAACTCAAAGGTCTCACTCTTTTCGGTCCAACACCAACATGGTCATATATTAACACCGTTAAAATCCAAAACTTACACAAATGATTCAACAAAAAACTAAGTAGGTAATGGCaacagtttgaaaatattaaatttcatcatAACAGTTACAGACAAACtgcatttatttcaaaataattcaatattatataacataccaGTAGATCGGCTCACTCGCTTCTCCCATCCGGTCGGAAGTTGTTCTTCTTCGCTCATTTTCCTGTTCGAAAACTTCGGTTTTCCGTTACGTTTCTAAGACGCCGAAGAATCACTGAACAGTCAAAACACCGCAATTTTATGGgtaaacgtataaataaatgGACTAAATTACAAATGTAGTTCACCCTTTTTATTAAAGACAcatgaatacatatatattgtgttgTAGGGAGAATCACGATATGGTCCACACACACTCCACACGGGGTGAAAAGCAAACAAGCGCATAAACAACGGAGACGGACcgaaaaaatttttaatcacaATAACGAAGGCGGTCGAAAACTAACCCCACGGCCCACAGTTGTGGTTTAACACAAACACCAGTTACCAGTAACCGATTTTATAACGGTAACGACAGAGCGACATAAACAAATATCTCAGCTGATCGTATTTTTATTCTCTTTGGAAATTTTACCGAGAAAATTGGGAAAACGTATTTATTAGTTGAATAttagtcaaattaattttcaacgtTTTCTAAACCTACCATCTAATTACAAATacgcaaaatattttaatttttgaaaaatatagtacattttaataattacacattcGTTTTGTCGATTTTACGCGTTGAATAGAACTAAACAATAACcaaattttaatcaatacacTGTAAAACGTTTTATGCTGATTAAGAACGTTTCATATCGGTccgaaaaatatgtaaaattagaaagctcaataattattattttgataaaaactataatatcatttaaatacgTCGATAAGCAattcaataaatgtaattttttactgCTTTTTTTACAACTCTTTTTTACTtgcactatatagtatatatccgtaattatttattagttataattaaattaataaacttattcAAGTACCACACACTTGAATGCAAATTGCAATATTCTATTCACAGATGTGTTCGATCGTGACGTGTCCTGGAAAATTCTAATCGGAGTTGGGTCAACAAATTACAATTGGTAagtatacctagtacctacctaggaaaattatgttatacgtTTAATTCcattagaaattaattaaaatttatgactcaaatttaattcaattaaattagtactaattatttatttaattattttatattataataagtataaagtatgtatatttgattataactaGGTAGCTTCATAATATGATTGttgatcatatttataattattttattttattattttaaattttaatcgagATTTTCTGTTAATAGTTTGTATTTATGGTTAACTGTGGATTTAATTTGCTTTTGTATTTTCTTATAcccacatataattttatacttgttttttcaataaatatttttaattactatcatttaaggtatattttatctatttagtaATGATGTCattcatttcaattacctagccttattttcattatcataaattaatcatcatataatattttatactatgtcatgtaaaaaaataattgattgttATTCAAAGCATATCTTTATGAACAATATACTTAGGCCACAAtagaatattagtttaattcCGCCAAATGTATAGGTAAAGTATAAATTGATCATTCAAAAAGCACATTAATGCATTATCATgagaaaaaagttaataataagatataaatttTTGTATCCAAAATGTATAGAAGATAATATCCTctctatattatgattatatcatAGTATACTATGGATAACgcaaatagatttaatttaaacaacaattacaattttcagAGCATGGTATGTAGAGTATAACatgattgataaaattataataataataataataaaacatagaaaaaaacattaataatcagatagttaaatgatatattattctgtattttttttaaacatcaacAAATAatggtacctatttatttgttattctcTCACCACTAgatgattaaatatattctaaaaattcaatatatataatcaatatataaccatgttttaatataaagtaaGGCAATTTAATATGTGATCTAGTAGTATAAATAGGGCgagtacatcataatataatatttaaaattatattctattatattatattatgtaatataatatatatttatatggtgtTAGCTTGTCACTAAATTCGGTGTGTAGTTTCGAGTATATTTGTCTATGTTATTGaccttgttattaatttattttaaaatatgttagaaATTACTTATAGCATGTTAAATGCCACAAAGTTTAgtactgaaattaaatttttacaacaaacataatactattatagcaaATAAAGTATGTGACAATGGATAAGAAATAAcgattaaaagatttttatattatacgtagaaaatcttattttttagtgtttatttatgttgctattaatttgtaaacaatatattattattatttactttttttaattgttgttataataaatgtatatctttGTGAGTATAACAAACAGTTGTCTGGTAGAGggaaaatacaaacaaataggTCAGCGGCGCAATTATCGGGAGTGTTGGGTGTGCAATTCACAGGGGCCCCCGGTCTTGAGGGGCCTCTAGATTAAAAAACTCATGTACGATATTCCTTTACTATAATctgtaatatacacatattataatatttgttttaatataataaataatgatgtctTTACTCTTTTGAATTAgagaataattcaaattacgAGTACCTATGTGAGAAAACAGTTAAGTGTATCGTAATACAGTATAGGTCCCAAATGCAGATAAAGAGTTAGAGTATAcactataattgaaaatttgaaacttcttttattattatacataattatgttgGTATGTGTACTGTGTAGGTAGTGTGTAAGTCATGATTTGTGACAATATTACCTGTGTGTTTGACGATAATAAGACAAAAAAACTATCTATCAATAGAATTTTTGTATTACtaggtatctaataataatgaattggaTACAAACAAAATCATTAATGATTTTGCTGTCGTAAAAACAAgagttaatttttatgtttaatttaaaacaaaaaaaaaatatttaactaataaaaattataatataataattaattaatactatgacatatgagaaaacaatatttttaaaagttataataaggtatgactgtttttcatttttattattcagtaaGGGCCCCGGTCTGGAAATTTTCACATAGGCCCCTCATTATCAAGTTGTGCCACTgaaataggtacttacaaagaaaaaaaaaatcataaattagccttatactaaaaagtaaactAAGCTacagataaaaatgtaatcactaCTATAAATTGAATGCACTAATAACATATAACATGctgtaattataatacatttaaatttaatattgtggtattttcttatatttctaCAAATGAAGTTGTAGTTAAAAACCTCTATTAGTATAAGtgtctattatttaatattaaagtgcaTAGATGCACTCTAGTCTCTAGTAGagacatgtattatataatttgtcgtTAATAAAGTATAACTGTTAATTAACgtaaccaaaatatattttaatcattttttataaaacttatgtatgtatatatatatctgtgtaTGCTTGTGTTAAGaccaatatacatttaataatctatattttagtattaaaaagtatacaGTAGCATCTTGACTACTCAAATCTCATgtgagataaaaataaatatgatttctgtgttttattttaaattatatagattcttcaattttaacttttgaacTCTTTAAAATACAAGAAATAAATTAAGTGAATAGGGGTTTTGAGTTATTTTGGGACATGACtgtagttattaattatcattttgtttaaataatttatatttatcctaTTCTAAGCATAACTTGCGCGGGGAGGCAATACCTTAGCTAGGGAGGTCTAGACTACAAACCCCTCCCCCCAATTTTTCCCAGCTAGGTTGGATGTGAggcaatgataattttaataaatcctcATACAAAATCAAATACATGGTTCTATTAAACTATAGTATTGTTCTATATGGTTAAGAGTTAGGTTAAACCAGGGCCGGATTAAGATGTTCGCCACCCATAggctaaaataaatttaccacctaaaaaaaagaagaagctATTTCATTTTGACCGTTAAAATTTGCCGCCCTAGGCTTTAGCCTAAACAGTCTAAGCGGTAATAAGGTCCTgggttaaacataaaattaccaAAAGAGTTTTCAATAAgtcctttttaataataatatctttaatgaTCAagaagacaataaaaaaaaaaaaatacataataaaataaataaataaataagaaaacataatttgaacaacttttaaaataggtaatatgttttattatagttcCATATACATTGTTTAGTGGTAGAgtctaatgttttaaaaatttctattacttcttcataaattttaaatgtgtattttattttgtttggatCCAAAATGAAATTTTGATAAGGATTGCTAACGTATTTGACGTCACACTAATTGTggctatatttactattttcaatTAGATACTAGTATACCAAAATTGAACAtttgagcatattattatttaaatattatccaaaattagtaggtattaatgtattatataagatCTTGGGGAAGCGGAAAATCTCGCAGGTGAGGCAGCTGCCTCCCCCGTGCGTACGCTTATGATTCTAAATGCAAAATGCCAAAATGTGATACTTCTGATCAGGCACAGTTTAACTAGTTTAAGTATATACATAGATGAAATTTGATCTCCCAAAttgtttcatattaatttagattttaatagtaaCAGGTATCCTTCACCTTAAGATAACATCTTGAAAAAAGATAGAAGAGCTGAAACTCCtagtttttttcattgaaattgcgcccttcagtatatataatatttaatgcagTGCATCACCAATATTTAAGAGGGGTAGATTATTTAacatacgtaatatatttttttaattttctttatattctGTCTCAAAAGAAAGTAATAATCATCTTTTgcacataaaaatatgatatatattacaatttacagatcaagtatttaaataaagggCATGGGGTGCTGTACCCCAGTCAGTTCGCACCTGTAACtgatactattattttacttctatattttggaaaaattattcCCCAAttccatgtattatatttactatattcttATTCATATTACCTAgctataagattaaaaatataaatgttattatacatttattattcaatagtacttaataacaatatgaatttaattcaataaatacaatttttaaatatattatattataggcgtTTACTTAAAGTCTATTAAAATACAGATGTTGTCTGTAGTACCTAA
This genomic window contains:
- the LOC132921924 gene encoding peptidyl-prolyl cis-trans isomerase NIMA-interacting 1-like is translated as MSEEEQLPTGWEKRVSRSTGQTYYLNLLTKESQWSVPTKPASENTASTNSGPEQVQCSHLLVKHEKSRRPSSWREERITRSKSEAIDIIKSYREQIVSGKASFAELAQKYSDCSSAKRGGDLGPFTRGTMQKPFEDASFALKIGELSEPIHTDSGVHIILRTA